A genomic segment from Nitrospirota bacterium encodes:
- a CDS encoding cupredoxin domain-containing protein, whose amino-acid sequence MMCTPCRYGYALAVAALTAAPACGLEDAPLARIDVADFQAVDSSEHEGHQIAGSGPDVQAAQPSAPTAPTGEQPAAGQPAPSAAAAGPTSSDITVEITSNGFGGVPKGFTLTVKRGSRVRIKFVNSDTTGDNVHIIAFSGLSLPETELSAAKPSGTVEFSADTPGRYGFSCQNQWCTIHPKLKGTLIVEE is encoded by the coding sequence GTGATGTGTACACCTTGCCGATACGGGTATGCCTTGGCGGTCGCGGCTCTTACCGCGGCCCCGGCGTGCGGATTGGAGGATGCCCCGCTGGCCCGCATCGACGTGGCCGACTTCCAAGCCGTGGATTCGAGCGAACACGAAGGCCATCAAATCGCCGGAAGCGGGCCGGACGTTCAGGCGGCCCAGCCCAGCGCTCCCACCGCCCCGACAGGCGAACAACCTGCCGCGGGTCAACCGGCGCCGTCCGCCGCCGCGGCGGGCCCGACCTCTTCGGATATCACGGTAGAGATCACGTCAAACGGTTTTGGCGGCGTGCCCAAAGGCTTCACCTTGACCGTGAAAAGAGGCTCGCGCGTGCGTATCAAGTTCGTCAATAGCGATACGACAGGAGACAACGTGCATATCATCGCGTTCTCAGGGCTGAGTCTGCCCGAGACGGAGCTGTCGGCCGCAAAGCCGTCCGGAACCGTGGAATTCAGCGCCGACACCCCGGGGCGCTACGGGTTCTCCTGCCAGAACCAGTGGTGCACGATCCACCCAAAGCTCAAGGGAACCCTCATCGTAGAGGAATAA
- a CDS encoding c-type cytochrome codes for MKAFYAAVVLLTGICCLGGPAWGEAGADNAVLRLIQGRDAYRNACAACHGAEGDGQGDVSSYMNPRPRDFRKGVLKFQTTPCGSLPQREDIERIVRDGLPGTKMPGWAGMLSDEEISSVAAFVLQLITSSPRPAGASGVPPETAVDAPGIERGRKVFEDLECAKCHGPSGRGDGPSAGTLKDDWGGSVRPRDFTKALFKSGGTNTDLYRVIVQGICGTPMPSHQDLVSPEELWDVVHYVRSLGKEKGLWERFFGLE; via the coding sequence ATGAAAGCGTTTTACGCAGCCGTGGTACTTTTGACGGGGATCTGTTGCCTGGGCGGCCCCGCGTGGGGTGAAGCCGGAGCGGACAACGCGGTTCTGCGCCTGATCCAAGGCCGGGATGCCTACCGCAATGCCTGCGCCGCCTGCCACGGCGCCGAAGGGGACGGACAGGGCGATGTTTCTTCGTACATGAATCCGCGCCCGCGCGACTTCCGGAAAGGGGTTCTCAAATTCCAGACCACGCCGTGCGGCTCGCTTCCGCAGCGGGAGGACATCGAGCGCATCGTCAGGGATGGCCTCCCCGGCACGAAAATGCCCGGATGGGCGGGCATGCTGAGCGATGAAGAGATTTCCTCCGTGGCGGCTTTCGTCCTGCAACTCATTACGTCATCCCCCAGGCCCGCCGGGGCCTCCGGCGTCCCGCCCGAAACGGCGGTGGACGCCCCGGGGATCGAACGAGGCCGAAAAGTCTTCGAAGACCTGGAGTGCGCAAAATGTCACGGCCCCTCGGGGCGCGGGGACGGCCCCTCGGCCGGTACTCTGAAAGATGATTGGGGTGGATCCGTCCGCCCGCGAGACTTTACAAAGGCGCTTTTCAAGAGCGGCGGGACGAACACGGATCTCTACCGCGTGATCGTCCAAGGCATCTGCGGCACTCCCATGCCCTCCCACCAGGATTTGGTCAGTCCGGAGGAACTATGGGACGTCGTTCATTACGTTCGCTCGCTTGGAAAGGAGAAAGGACTTTGGGAAAGATTCTTCGGCTTGGAATAG